From Bacteroidia bacterium:
TGCCCCTTTTTGCAATAGAGGCACAGGTCAGGATCGTAGTCCAGGCGTTGGAGGGAAAGGGATTTCCAGTCAAGTGCAGGCCTGGGTGGTGCTTCCTTACTCAGTCGCTTGGCTCTGCCAAGTGACGAAATATGCAGGTAGGGCTTTGCCCGGTTTCACTCTCAAAATTAGCACATGCCTTCCTTTGCTGAAATAATGCGGGTAATCACGAGCTGTCTCGTCCTGAAAATCCAAGGACTGTACGCGTTACGCTTCGCTAAACGCGCGCTAGCGGGGGAAATTACCAAACGTTTATTCAAAAGACTTGATTGAGATTTTATTCCGTTTACCTTACACCAAGCGCCAACACTTGCTTGATGAAAATATCGGAAACCTAAAGACAGTCGGAAATTACTTGATGGCGTTGGAAGAAAAAGGATTTTTGAAATCAGAGAAAGTGGGAAAAGAGAAACTATACTTGAACCCAAAACTATTAGAAATATTGGAGAACAAAGAATAACCTCAGCTAACAGCACCAATCCAAAAGTGGCAGTTCGGTTGGTTAAATCAGCAGTTTTACTTGAACTGTAACCTGAAGTCAGCCCGCCCTTTCCCCCCTCATTGAACTATAGGGAATCGTACTTCCTCAGGAGTTTCATCAAGGTAGCAAAGTCATCAGGATATGGCGCTTCCACCGCTATGGCTTTGGCTTCAGGGTCAGTAAACTCCAAAGTGTGTGCATGGAGCGCCACCCGCTGCATTATGGGCCTCTCCTCTTTTTCCTGGCCATGATGATATTTCCGCTTTAGTTTGCTCAGCATGGGCAAAGTGCCATCGTAAAGTATATCCGATACGATGGGTGCTTTTACTGCCGATAAATGGATACGGATCTGGTGGAACCGGCCCGTAAGCGGTTGACATTCGCACAGCGTAAAATGCCGGAAGTTTTCTTTAGGACGGACAATCGTTACAGCCGGTTTGCCTTTATGCTTATCAATCCGGGCCTTGCCCTTTATTGCAGTGAGTGGCAACTGTATTTCCATTTCTTCATTCCCAAAACTCAGCACACCGGAAACAACAGCATGATAAAGTTTGCGCACCTGCCGGTTCTGAAACTGAAGCGAAATATGGCGATAGGTTTCAGAAGTTTTTGCGATCACCAAAGCACCCGAAGTCTCTTTGTCAAGCCGGTGGCAAAGCTGCGCAGTGGAAACATATTTCCTTGCGAGGCCCAACAAATTATAGGTGCCTCCGCTCCTCTCGTCCAGAGAACTGAGATGGGGTGG
This genomic window contains:
- a CDS encoding RluA family pseudouridine synthase → MAKRISSLSEIILFENEHLMVVNKPPHLSSLDERSGGTYNLLGLARKYVSTAQLCHRLDKETSGALVIAKTSETYRHISLQFQNRQVRKLYHAVVSGVLSFGNEEMEIQLPLTAIKGKARIDKHKGKPAVTIVRPKENFRHFTLCECQPLTGRFHQIRIHLSAVKAPIVSDILYDGTLPMLSKLKRKYHHGQEKEERPIMQRVALHAHTLEFTDPEAKAIAVEAPYPDDFATLMKLLRKYDSL